The Streptomyces sp. NBC_00597 DNA segment CGATCACCCTTTCGTGTGCTTTTCACCAAAGACCTCAAGGGTCGTCGAGGCACGGCCGACAAAGGATTCGTGAGTACCCTTGCGCACACCATGATGACCGCCGCCCGCCATGCCGACTCCGGCCTCGCCGGCCCGGGCGAACTCGACCGCTACCCCTACGCGGAAGCCTCCGGCACCGACCGCGTCGGAGCGCCCCACTGGGACGGCGCCGACGTCGAGTTGAGCCGGGTCGGGCGCCGCGCGGCAGGCAGCCGCGGCCGCGGACTGCACGGCCAACTCGTCCAACAGCTGGGCCAGATGATCGTCTCCGGCGACCTCGGTGCAGACCGTCCGTTGGTCCCCGAGGAGATCGGCCAGCGCTTCGAGGTCTCCCGCACGGTGGTCCGCGAATCGCTGCGCGTGCTGGAGGCCAAGGGCCTCGTCAGCGCCCGCCCCAACGTCGGCACCCGCGTCCGGCCCGTCGCCGACTGGAACCTGCTCGACCCCGACATCATCGAGTGGCGCGCCTTCGGGCCCCAGCGCGACGACCAGCGCCGCGAGCTCAACGAGCTCCGCTGGACCATCGAGCCGCTGGCCGCCCGCCTCGCCGCCGGCCACGGACGCCCGGACATCCAGCAGCGCCTCGCCGACATGGTCGAGATCATGGGCCACGCCCTCGGTCAGGGCGACGCGATCACCTTCGCGCGCGCCGACAACGAATTCCACGCACTCCTCATCCAGGTTGCGGGCAACCGCATGCTGGAGCACCTCTCCGGCATCGTCTCCGCGGCGCTCCAGGTGTCCGGCAGCCCCGTCACAGCCTGTGACCGCCCCAGCGAGGCGTGCGTCGCCCACCACGCGCGGATCGTCGAGGCCCTCGCGGCCGGCGACGCGACGGGCGCCGAGAACGCCATGCGCCAGCTCCTGATGGTGCACCCGGAGGTCGAGCGCGTGGTCCCCGCCCCGCGGGAACACTGACGGGCGGGCGGTCGGCGGCGCAGAGTGCTCGCACGTGCCGCCGGGCCACGGAGGTACCCGGGACGGGGTCCGGAGCGGTACCTCCCGGCGGCGGCCGGGAGAGGTCCCGGCGATGTCGGCGTGCACAAGCGGTCGGGGTGTGACTCGGGCCACGAAGAATTGGGCGTAACACTCCGCGAGGTCAAGCGATGACCTAGAGAGGTGATGGCCGACGGAGGGAAGACAGCAGCCCTTGCGGGTGCTGTGCAGCTCCCCGGCCCCTGCCCGCGCCCCCGGCCCATCCCCAGTCGGTGGTCGTCGGCTCCGGTCCAGCACCATCCGGCCGGGGTCGGAAGCCGTTTCCATCGTTCCGAGAGGTTGTTCGTGTCGGCCAGCACATCCCGTACGCTCCCGCCGGAGATCGCTGATTCCGAGTCTGTGATGGCGCTCATCGAGCGGGGCAAGGCCGAGGGGCAGATCGCCGGCGATGACGTGCGTCGGGCCTTCGAGGCTGACCAGATTCCTGCGACCCAGTGGAAGAATGTTCTGCGCAGCCTCAACCAGATCCTCGAGGAAGAGGGTGTGACGCTGATGGTCAGTGCCGCGGAGTCGCCCAAGCGCACCACCCGCAAGAGCGTCGCAGCGAAGACCCCGGCCAAGCGGACGGCCACGAAGACCGTCGCGGCGAAGACGACGGCTACGCGGACCGTCGCCGCTGCTGCGCCCGCGGCCGAGACGGTGGACCCGGAGCCCGTGGACGCTCCGGCGGAGGAGCTCGGAACCGAGCCCGCCGCGAAGAAGACCGCGGCGAAGAAGACGACGGCCAAGAAGGCGGCTCCCGCCAAGAAGACCGCCGCGAAGAAGGCGGCAGCGAAGAAGACCGCCTCCAAGAAGGACGCCGACGAGGGCGGCGAGGAGGAGCCCCTTGAGGAGGGCCCCGGCGCGGCCAAGGCGGAGGCCGAGGAGGAAGAGGACGGCGGCGAGAGCAAGGGCTTCGTCATCTCCGACGACGAGGACGACGCCCCAGCCCAGCAGGTCGCCGTGGCCGGAGCCACCGCCGACCCCGTCAAGGACTACCTGAAGCAGATCGGCAAGGTCCCCCTCCTCAACGCCGAGCAGGAGGTCGAGCTCGCCAAGCGGATCGAGGCGGGCCTGTTCGCCGAGGACAAGCTGGCCAATTCCGACAAGCTGGCCCCCAAGCTCAAGCGCGAGCTGGAGATCATCGCCGAGGACGGCCGCCGCGCCAAGAACCACCTGCTGGAGGCCAACCTCCGTCTCGTGGTCTCGCTGGCCAAGCGCTACACCGGCCGCGGCATGCTCTTCCTGGACCTGATCCAGGAGGGCAACCTGGGCCTGATCCGCGCGGTGGAGAAGTTCGACTACACCAAGGGCTACAAGTTCTCCACGTACGCGACCTGGTGGATCCGACAGGCGATCACCCGCGCCATGGCCGACCAGGCCCGCACCATCCGCATTCCGGTGCACATGGTCGAGGTCATCAACAAGCTCGCCCGCGTGCAGCGCCAGATGCTCCAGGACCTGGGCCGCGAGCCCACCCCGGAGGAGCTGGCCAAGGAACTCGACATGACCCCCGAGAAGGTCATCGAGGTCCAGAAGTACGGCCGCGAGCCGATCTCCCTGCACACGCCGCTCGGCGAGGACGGCGACAGCGAGTTCGGCGACCTCATCGAGGACTCCGAGGCGGTCGTCCCGGCCGACGCCGTGAGCTTCACGCTCCTCCAGGAGCAGCTGCACTCGGTGCTCGACACGCTGAGCGAGCGCGAGGCCGGCGTGGTCTCGATGCGCTTCGGCCTCACCGACGGCCAGCCGAAGACCCTCGACGAGATCGGCAAGGTCTACGGCGTCACGCGCGAGCGGATCCGTCAGATCGAGTCCAAGACGATGTCGAAGTTGCGACACCCGTCCCGCTCGCAGGTGCTGCGCGACTACCTGGACTGACCGGGCCGGGGACCGTACCGGAAGTGGCCGTGCGCGGGTGCGCACGGCCACTTGGCGTCCCACTCTGGGTGGAGTCATGCACACTCAGAGTCAGGAGGCCTCATGCGTCGTCCCTTTTCCCGTGCTCTGGCGGGCGCGCTGACCCTGGTGGCGGGAGCGGCAGCGGCGCCGCTGGCCCAAGCGCCGCACGCAGCCGCGGACAGCGTGGTGATCGGCGGGAGGCCGGTGAAGGCGGCCGACAGCCCGTGGGTGGTGGCACTCGCCAGCCGTGACCGGTTCGGGGGAACGCGAGGCGGCCAGTTCTGCGGGGGCGTCATCGTGGGCCCGACCAAGGTGCTGACCGCGGCCCACTGCCTGGGCCGCCAGGTGCTGGGCGGCCCGGTGGAGTCCGTCCCCGACTTCCGGGTGATCACCGGGCGCACGGAGCTGCGGGCGGCCGATGGCAGGGAGATCGCGGTCCGGTCGGCCCGGGTGAATCCGGCGTACGACTCCCGGAGCAATGCCGGGGACCTGGCCGTGCTGGAGCTCGACGAGGCCGTGCCCGCGCAGTACGTGCTCCCGATGGCCGAGGCGGGGCACCCCGGCTACGAGGCGGGCGGCGAAGCGGCCGTGTACGGCTGGGGCGACACGAGCGGATTCGGGGACTATGCGTACGCGCTGCGTGCCGCCCGGGTGACGGTGCTGGCGGACGAGGTCTGCCGGAGTGCCTACCCGGGGGACGCGGACGGACAGTACCGGCCTGACTCCATGGTGTGCGCGGGACACGGTGACGGCGGCCGGGACGCCTGTCAGGGGGACAGTGGCGGGCCACTGGTCGCCCAGGGCAAGCTCATCGGGATCGTCTCCTGGGGCCGCGGCTGCGGGCGCCCCGACAGTCCGGGGGTATATACGAAGATCGCGCCGCTCACCGGCTTCGTGATGGCCCCGGAGGCGGCCCCGCGGGCGAGCGGCGGCCAGAACATCGCATGGGGTGCCGAAAGGGGCTCCGGGCCGGTTGCACGGCCCGTACGGGGGCATGTGACGGGAGAGGTGCAGGGGACCCCGGGAGCGCCGGGGGTACGACACGGGCGCGGGAGCCGCTAGCCGGGGAGCCTGTGCGGGGGCGGGCAACCGGGCCGACCCACGGCTTTGCGGGGCTCCGGACATGAGGGCTCCGGACATGAGGACGGGCGGCTCCCCTGGGTCTCAGGGGAGCCGCCCGTCGACCGGCCTGGCCGGTCCTGGCTCGTCGGATGCGAGGTTAGGCCTGTGTCAGCGGTCCTCGTTGTCGGCATTCGCCGTCGGAGCGGACGTGAGCCGCTCGGTCTCATCCTGTATATCCGCGGCGATCTTCTTGAGTTCCGGCTCGAACTTACGCCCGTGGTGGGCGCAGAAGAGCAGTTCACCACCGCTCAGCAGGACGACGCGCAGATATGCCTGGGCGCCGCAACGGTCGCATCGGTCAGCGGCCGTCAGCGGGGTCGCGGGTGTCAGAACAGTAGTCACGTCGCCTCTTCTCTAGCTCGACGAGCTGTCGTACCAGGGTCAACATCCAACCAGGCCGAAAACGTTCCCGCTCGCGGCTTTTCCTCGAAACTACCTTCCGAAGCTGGCCGGCTGCTGCCGGTTGGCGGCGAAGGAGCCGTATTGCGTTGCTTTACGGTTTCGCGTTGTCAGTCGTTCGCTTGTAGCAGTTCCGTCCTCCCCGGCGGACTGCCGGTTGTTCATGAGGACGTGCCCGAACACTAAATGGTTCATGCCTGGAAGGGAACGTGATGTTTGCTTCACCCGCGCGAGGGATCGAACACCCGTGCGGTCCTGCACTACGCTGATGAAGCGCGAGGGTGGCGTTGCATCGGCTCTACCAGGCCTCGGTACCCTTCGACGGGCAACCGAGCCACCCTGCGCCCGACGGGCCAGAAAAAGAAATTCAGCGAGGAGCGAACTGCGTGACCGCCGACACGTCCGTGCCTTCCAGCGCACTGCTGTCCGGAGCAGACCGGGACGGCTCCAACTACACCGCGCGGCACCTGCTCGTCCTCGAAGGTCTTGAGGCCGTTCGCAAGCGCCCCGGCATGTATATCGGGTCCACCGACTCCCGAGGCCTCATGCACTGCCTCTGGGAGATCATCGACAACGCCGTGGACGAGGCCCTCGGCGGCTACTGCG contains these protein-coding regions:
- a CDS encoding FadR/GntR family transcriptional regulator, producing MLFTKDLKGRRGTADKGFVSTLAHTMMTAARHADSGLAGPGELDRYPYAEASGTDRVGAPHWDGADVELSRVGRRAAGSRGRGLHGQLVQQLGQMIVSGDLGADRPLVPEEIGQRFEVSRTVVRESLRVLEAKGLVSARPNVGTRVRPVADWNLLDPDIIEWRAFGPQRDDQRRELNELRWTIEPLAARLAAGHGRPDIQQRLADMVEIMGHALGQGDAITFARADNEFHALLIQVAGNRMLEHLSGIVSAALQVSGSPVTACDRPSEACVAHHARIVEALAAGDATGAENAMRQLLMVHPEVERVVPAPREH
- a CDS encoding RNA polymerase sigma factor, with product MSASTSRTLPPEIADSESVMALIERGKAEGQIAGDDVRRAFEADQIPATQWKNVLRSLNQILEEEGVTLMVSAAESPKRTTRKSVAAKTPAKRTATKTVAAKTTATRTVAAAAPAAETVDPEPVDAPAEELGTEPAAKKTAAKKTTAKKAAPAKKTAAKKAAAKKTASKKDADEGGEEEPLEEGPGAAKAEAEEEEDGGESKGFVISDDEDDAPAQQVAVAGATADPVKDYLKQIGKVPLLNAEQEVELAKRIEAGLFAEDKLANSDKLAPKLKRELEIIAEDGRRAKNHLLEANLRLVVSLAKRYTGRGMLFLDLIQEGNLGLIRAVEKFDYTKGYKFSTYATWWIRQAITRAMADQARTIRIPVHMVEVINKLARVQRQMLQDLGREPTPEELAKELDMTPEKVIEVQKYGREPISLHTPLGEDGDSEFGDLIEDSEAVVPADAVSFTLLQEQLHSVLDTLSEREAGVVSMRFGLTDGQPKTLDEIGKVYGVTRERIRQIESKTMSKLRHPSRSQVLRDYLD
- a CDS encoding serine protease, which translates into the protein MRRPFSRALAGALTLVAGAAAAPLAQAPHAAADSVVIGGRPVKAADSPWVVALASRDRFGGTRGGQFCGGVIVGPTKVLTAAHCLGRQVLGGPVESVPDFRVITGRTELRAADGREIAVRSARVNPAYDSRSNAGDLAVLELDEAVPAQYVLPMAEAGHPGYEAGGEAAVYGWGDTSGFGDYAYALRAARVTVLADEVCRSAYPGDADGQYRPDSMVCAGHGDGGRDACQGDSGGPLVAQGKLIGIVSWGRGCGRPDSPGVYTKIAPLTGFVMAPEAAPRASGGQNIAWGAERGSGPVARPVRGHVTGEVQGTPGAPGVRHGRGSR